In Deltaproteobacteria bacterium, the DNA window TCGGAAATACCCGGACATGTCCGGTCTTCCAGAGGAAAAACTTTCTCCTGAATGGGAACAAAAAGAATTAAAGATAAACAAGGATACCCGAAGAGGGATTCGAGCGGCCTCTGCTTCAGAAGCCATGAAAAAGTTTAAAAAATAATTCCCTATGCCCGGCAAAGCCCCTCCCTTTCAACTACATTTTGAACCGTTCTTCCTGGAAAGTTACGCTATTTTGTCGTCTAAGGAACAGAAGACTATAGACAAGGCTTTGGTTTATTTAGCCGCTAATCCTCGTCATCCTTCTCTTAATGTTCATAAAGCCAAAAACATCTTGGCCAAATATCCGGTCGGGGGCCAGGAGGTATTCATTGCCTATGCCTCTCGAATCCTTCGGATCACTTTTGAATATGGACCGGACCCAGGCATGATCGCTCTCCGCAATTGCGGGTACCATGATCCCACTGAAAGAAAAATCTAACCCTTTCCGGATTAATAAACAATCTCTATCTTCCCCTTATCCATCCCGATCCCGTACCGGGTATTGGGCCGTCTGCCCACGGAAATAATATCCAGGTCCTTCAGGGCATACAGGCCGAAGCGGTCCCGGAGTTCTTTGCGGATTTTGCCTTTGTACATGTTAAAATTGTCAGCGCTTAATTCAGCGATACCGCTGTTGCTCATTTCCTCCACCGGCCGTTTATCAGCCAGTTTAAGGTATTGCCCTTTGATCCGCTCTTGAGCGGCAAAGATTCCCTGAATATCCAGAAAACACTCCGTGCAGGCCTGGCAGTCCTCACGAGGCAATGGGCGCTCTTTTTTCTTCATGGCAAAAAAAGCATAAAGGGCCAAGCGGGCCGGCATCATATCGAATTCCATGCCTCGGTAAATGATCTTTTTCTGCAGCAGGTTGATCACCAGCCGGCTTTGTTCTTCCCGGACCAGGGACATCATCAAGGTCGCCGGGTCCAAGGGTTTTTTGAGATACTCCTGACCCAGCCTTTCCCGGATGGAGACGAAGGGTAAATGGACCAGGGTAACATCGGCATATCGGGTCTCCTTGTAGTAGGGGTTCCCTTTTTCATCCCGGAGTTCAATCAAACGGGACTTTTTCGGGGGAT includes these proteins:
- a CDS encoding DNA helicase codes for the protein MPGKAPPFQLHFEPFFLESYAILSSKEQKTIDKALVYLAANPRHPSLNVHKAKNILAKYPVGGQEVFIAYASRILRITFEYGPDPGMIALRNCGYHDPTERKI
- a CDS encoding TIGR02584 family CRISPR-associated protein, which translates into the protein MKTILLAVCGLSPQVITETLFALHQTGRPVEAIHILTTRRGKEKILSILLEPAAGQYFKYLLEYEQEIRSIDFGPPTIHTLMDEHGREIEDIRDEKDNEQLLRLCLDLTFCFTRDPESAVYFSVAGGRKTMSSCLALAAQMYGRSQDRLFHVLVSPEFEGNPDFFYPPKKSRLIELRDEKGNPYYKETRYADVTLVHLPFVSIRERLGQEYLKKPLDPATLMMSLVREEQSRLVINLLQKKIIYRGMEFDMMPARLALYAFFAMKKKERPLPREDCQACTECFLDIQGIFAAQERIKGQYLKLADKRPVEEMSNSGIAELSADNFNMYKGKIRKELRDRFGLYALKDLDIISVGRRPNTRYGIGMDKGKIEIVY